CATCCAACTCACCCCGGAGGAGCGGTTCGAGGTCTTCGGCGACTTCAACCCGGAGGAGCACGAGGCCGAGGCGGAACAGCGCTGGGGCGACAGCGAGGCGTACCGGGAGTCGAACCGGCGGGCCTCCCGCTACAGCAAGGACGACTGGCTGCGGATCAAGGCGGAGAACGAGGACTGGGGTCGGCGGATCGTCGCGGCGCTGGCCTCGGGCGCGCCAGCGGACAGTCCGGAGGTGATGGAGTTGGCCGAGGAACACCGGCAGATCATCAGCCGCTGGTTCTACGAGTGCTCGTACGAGGTGCACACCGGACTGGCCGACATGTACCTGGCCGACGAGCGGTTCACCAGGCACTACGAGAACATCGCGCCGGGCCTGGCCGCGTACCTGAACGAGGCGATCCACGCCAACGCGATCAGCCGCGCCTGATCGGGCGGGGCACAGACCCGGAACAGCGGCCGGTGCGGTCCGGCTACTCTGGCCGGACCGCACCGCGGTCAGCGTCGATCGGCCACCGGCCGGCGGGCGTGCCGCCCGGGGGGAGATGACCGTGAAGAAGCCGAAGCTGGTCGCCGCTGGCGCCATTCTCGCCGTGGCGGTAGCCGCCGGGGCGTGGGCCCTGGTCGCCACCGGCGACGAGCCGGACGCGGGCCGTCCGGCGGCCGACGCGTCACCCGCCCCGGCCGCGACCGATCCGGTCAGCGTGCTGGTCGCCGCCGCCGGGAAGATCGACCAGCAGACGTACAAGCTGACCGTGAGCACCGGCGGGGCGTCGGGCGGGGACGGCACGGTGCTGCTGTGGGACCCGAAGGCGCGGCGTGGTCTGGAGACCACCTCGCTCAAGGTGCCCACCGGCGAGGTGAAGATCGAACGCCTGACCACCGGGCCGGACGTCTACGTGCGGGTCACCGCCCCGGACCGCCGGATCCCGGTCTGGGACGGCAGCACCTGGTGGCACGTGGGCGCGCCGGGTGCCCCGGCCGGCAAGCAGGGCCTGGACAACACCCGGCTGGCCGGCACGCTGACCGCGCCGGCGCAGGTCCGGCAGACCGGCGTCCGGGAGTACGCCGGCACGCTGGACCTGCGCGAGGCCGGCGAGGTGCTGGGCAGCGGGGTCGGAACGGTGCTCGGCGAGCGGGCCGGGGCGGTGCCGTTCACCGCCACCGTCGACGAGCAGGGGCGGCTGGTCCGCTACCGGATCGAGCTGGCCAGCGAGCAGTCGCAGACCGCGCAGCTGGACCTGACGTACTCGGACTTCGGGCTGTCGGTGGCGGCCGACCCGCCGGCGGCCGATCTGGTCGGCGAGGACCCGCCGGAGAACATCCCCGGCGCCTGACGCCCGGCTCACTCCTCGTACGCCCCGCCGGCCGGGCTGACCAGGAAGTCGTAGACGGTGCGGGCCATCCGGCGGACCGTCTCGTCGCCGGTGTCCATCGGCCCGGCGGTGAGGAACGCGACGGCGGTCTCCGAGCCGGGGATCAGGTAGTAGCCGACGTCGTGTGAGGCGTCCGGCAGGTCACCGGTCTTGTGCGCCACCGGCACGCCGGGCGGCAGCGCCGCCGGGATCTTGGTGTTCAGGGTCTGCTCCCGCATGAAGCCGATCATCAGGTCGCGGGAGGCGGGGGTGAG
The nucleotide sequence above comes from Micromonospora sp. NBC_00389. Encoded proteins:
- a CDS encoding MerR family transcriptional regulator; protein product: MAYTVGQVAKVAGVTVRTLHHYDEIGLLSPSGRTTAGYRRYDDADLERLQLVLYYRELGFPLEEIAAIIDDPAADPAAHLRRQHDLLTVRIKRLQEMVTAIEFAMEASKLNIQLTPEERFEVFGDFNPEEHEAEAEQRWGDSEAYRESNRRASRYSKDDWLRIKAENEDWGRRIVAALASGAPADSPEVMELAEEHRQIISRWFYECSYEVHTGLADMYLADERFTRHYENIAPGLAAYLNEAIHANAISRA